A stretch of DNA from Excalfactoria chinensis isolate bCotChi1 chromosome 19, bCotChi1.hap2, whole genome shotgun sequence:
TACTTGTTACCTCTCACTCAAGTATACTTTAAGTAACTGCTGGAGTCTGTTACTCTTCCTACCTTGTACTAACAGTTCAGTTTGCTCGCTATCAGATTTCTGATCATTGATTGTGTATGGAACTGCATATTCCTGTAGGAATTTCTTTGTATTAACAGTTAGCTTGATCTACATCTTGGAGCATGAAAGCTGATACTCAAGCTTGTAACATATGATGGGTAGTATAACGTATATGGTAAACTCATGTAGCTTACACCCGAAGTCTGACTGTTTCATGTTTTCAAGTACGATAAACCTCAGCATGACCTGTTTTAAATATAGCATGCACTGTTAATGTGCTCTAACTCAGATGAAGCTGCTCCAAGTTTCTGCTCGAATAACAATTcaattctgttacattttgtatttcactgCAGGTTTTGCACTGACTGCAAGAATAAAGTACTTCGGGCGTACAATATTCTTATTGGTGAGCTAGactgcagcaaagagaaggGCTACTGTGCTGCACTGTATGAGGGTTTGCGTTGCTGCCCACGTGAACGTCACATACATGTATGCTGTGAAACAGATTTCATCGCACACCTCTTGGGTCGAGCTGAACCAGAGTTCGCAGGAGGGTATGAGTATGTAATTTGCTAGAGTGGGCTATCTAGCgctttgcttctttattttattattgaatGTATTTTgcaaaagtgattttatttttatttttttggctcCTTGCTGCACAACGAACTCCCGAATGTCGATCCTCACATTGAAGTAGGCTTTAAAGATGGTGCTTCAAAGTAGTGAAGCTGGGTGCTTTCGACTTTAAAGTGCATTTAACTCTGAAAGCAAGACTGAAAGCAATTGTTGAACGTCTTTTACTTCATTTGGTCACTCATTAGGGCTGCCTGCTTTTCCATTGAAGCGCTCAGAACATGCGAAATAGAAAGAGAACCTTGGTTGAATGCTGTACCGAATGCTCCGTGTTGAATTTTGTTGCCATTTGTATTTTGTAATAATATTTGAACCTGTACCTGGCatctcaaaatgaaatgcagaaataaaatgcaatgctCAGCTCTTTAGGAGTCTTCAGGACTAGACCATAGCTGTTGGATTAGGAGGGTGACTACTAATGTAactgtttctcttttgttctgaAGTATGCTTTATTTTGTAAGTCAGATAATGTTCACGCTTGGGTTATCTGGCATACAAATCCAGGAGCTTAAGGTGTTTGCTATACGTTAAGTAAAAACtttaggaaatgaaagaatggCCGTATCTCTTTGGCATTAAAACTCCACTGATCCCTTCCAGTAGGAGCAAAGAGTCTGAGGGATGTTGCAGGGTGAAAGGCAGAGCGCAGCTTAGCCATACTGTGCTCCAATTAGCATGTTAGGAATGTAGTTTGGAGCTGGTCCTTTCTATTTTGCATCCGCATGCAGCGCAGCAGATCTCAATTAAAAGAGCTGTTCATGCAAACACAGCTTCGGTTGTACGTACAGAAAATACCTCCTTGAGTTGCTTTGATCTCTTGGTAGACTTCCAGGTACTTTAACAATACTCTGCTTTGGTTGAACTCTCCTCTAGACGAAGAGAAAGGCATGCTAAGACAATAGACATAGCCCAGGAAGAAGTTTTGACCTGCCTGGGTATTCACCTTTATGAAAGATTGCACCGAATCTGGCAGAAGTTGCGAGCTGAGGAACAAACGTGGCAGATGCTTTTCTACCTGGGGGTCGATGCCTTACGCAAAAGCTTTGAGGTAAAACTCCATTCTTTATTTAACTTGTATTTCATTGCTGCGGTGACAACGTACGTTTTCACTGACTGTATTCTTGTGCTTTGTACTGAGGATGGGCTGGGAGGAGCTTCCAGGGCGCTGTGTTTATGCCCCATTACGTGTTGTGTTCTGAGAGGTGTCTGCACTTCAAAAATGAGGCTGCCTGGAAAATCAGTTGGATTTTTCGCTGGTTCCTCTAGGCAGAAAGCTGCGGGGGTGCTGGAGTACTAGTTGTAACATGGCTTTCTGTCCTGCTGTGTCACGTAATCAGAGTTTCTACCATGTAAACACAGATCCAAACAATGTGTTGCAGTCTCTGGCTTCTCGCTGAAAAATGAGACCATGAGCCATGAGAACAAATGCAGTgctcctcccacctcccttccGTACCTCTTCTCTGTTGGCTGGAATCTAGTGCCTAAATCTGGCACTTCTACAGTCAATATTGCTGCTTTGACTTTATCGTTGAAGGTGCTTGCCAGctattttcccccttctttgTAAATGTAAGAGCTTGAGTTGTGTTAACCTCTATAAACACATCTAACCTCTTGCATGCAGGTAACTGTGGAAAAAGTGCAGGGGATCAGTCGGTTGGAACAGCTCTGTGAGGAGTTCTCGGAAGAAGAAAGAGTGCGGGAGCTGAAACAGGAGAAGAAGCGCCAAAAACGAAAGAACAGGcggaaaaataaatgtgtgtgtgagaTCCCCAcccctctgcaggcagcagaagagaaggaaatcaaTCAAACAAAGGTAAACACCAACAGCTGTGGCTTTCTGCTGATGTTAAGTCACTGGATTTCTGCCTTGGTGCTTCGTTCATCAATGGGCCATTCCATTCTGCAGCTCTGGAGAGGCTTTTAGGCATTTTGGTTTTGGGATCAAGTTGTTGCTGCTGGGATTTATGGCTTCTCAGATGAGCGCAGTCTTGTGCAGAGGTTACTTTGGGGTTTTAGCTTTAAAACTGGGAGGTCAGCTTATCACAGTGTTTCTCAACCATCGTTTCTTAAAGTTATCCCTTCAAAGAAGGGAtttgaagtgctgcttgcgggCAATTAGCCTTCAATTTGGGGGAAGGAAGGATGAGGTGCAGTTGTTGCTGGGAATCTCTTGACCCCAGTAAGTCATTATATTCTTGTGCAGGGTTTGCTCTTTCTAACTTGTGTTCCTGAAGGGTtatcagcagtgctgtggctgtaatcagcatcagctgctgcttcttaagGAAAGAGCATCTTTTCTAAAAGCACCGGCTGAGCTACTTGCAGTGACTGCATTTAttggttttgtgggttttgttttttatatatttgaagGAAAACTTGGACTTCACGGAAAAAAGCTGCAAAGCCTGCGGTAGCCCTGAAGAAGCTAACAGTTGTGTAGAGGTCATTGTTACCAATGAAAGCACTTCTTGCACCTGTCCTAGTAGCGGTACCCTGTTAGGTTCACCTAAAATGAAGAAAGGTACGTCCAGCTGCGGGTATTtgccattttaaaaagcatctgtGGTGTGTGGGAGCTCACAGTGTTTGGTGACTCTTAAAAATAActcttattttaaatgcatctcTGCCGTTAGAGGTGTGATTAAGGAACGTGGGACAGCTACAGATGATTGTCACTTTTTTGCTTCACCTCAGGCCTATCTCCGCATTGTAATGGTAGTGATTGCGGCTATTCATCTAGCATGGAGGGCAGCGAGACGGGATCTCGAGAGGGGTCGGACGTGGCCTGCACTGAAGGGATTTGCAACCATGATGAGAATGGTAGGTTTGGGAAGAACTTTATATTGTTTCAGCGCACACAAAACTGTTGTATCTAAGAATATGCCCTGTCTTCTGCAGGAGATGATTCCTGTGTCCATCGCTGCGATGACAAAGAGGAGGACGGAGACAGCTGCGTGGAGTGCTGGGCTAATTCAGAAGAGAGTAACacaaaaggcaaaaacaaaaagaagaaaaagaaaagtaaaactttAAAGTGTGAGAATGAACACGTAAGGATCCACAAGTATTCCTGAGTAGCTATTTAAATGCATATGTTTTAAAGTAGTTCCTGAAACATCTGGAGTTTCCATTGTGACTCGTGCAGTCAGTGAGTAGTGGAGGCCTTTTGGGACTTCTCCATCCAACTTTGGGATGGAGGTCCTTGAATCAATTGTAGTGGTAGGAATCTCTTCTGTCATGTCCCTAAGCACATGTGCTTTTGTGTGTTCCCAGTGTATTAACATGCCATTTTCCTCCAAGCACAGACACTTAAAAATACTTATATATCCTTCTTCttgaacattttcctttcctctttccctccctctgaACTCTGGTTCGGTCTTAACACCGCTGTGCTTGATTTCTAGATTCAGAAACTTGGAAGCTGTATGGCAGATCCAGGCGTCAGAGAGACCTCAGGAAATAGAACGCACACAGAGTTTCATCGTGACAAGACCAAAGACACACATGCTGAAAGCTGCTGTAGCTCAGAAAAAAGCGGGCAGCAGTTGCCTTGGTTTGAGCATATGAAAAATGCGTCACAGTTTGCAGAACCTACAGAAATGTCACTTGTTCCTGATACTGGAAAAGGTGCCAAGAGCTTAGTGGAGCTCCTCGTAAGTAACCACTTACACTGCAATTATAGGCTGTTGTGTATTGCTTCCAGTCGTTGTGATTGAGGTTGGGGTTTGGCACTTCACATCCCAGTGAGGAGCTGTTACAGCAGAGAATGTGAATGAAGCTAAAACTCGTTGCTTCCTCTGCCAGTGTTCAGCTGgtttgcttttgccttttctctgtGAAGTGTGTAACTCAGCTGCTTTACAGAGGAGGAGGAATTGCCTGTCACTGGAATGTGAGTGAAGGAACTTACAGTGTGAGCGTTTGTTGTTGAGGGTTGGAGCCTTCCATAAAATGAAGCATGCATCACTGATGCCTTTGTGCTTCAAACATTGCTTCCCATTGCAGGCTCCTTGGCACGCTTCCTTCtgcctcccttccttcccctgctcCTGTTGCTGTAAttaacaacagaagaaaagcccCACCCACAAACTCAAATAATAGCAATTCACTGGACATGTGCTGACACTGAAGCTTACTTCAGTGGGTTTCGTGACTGCACAGTCCGCTTCTTACCCAAAGAGTGGAGCATCACAAAGCAGGTGGTGGGATTAACCAGCTCAGGCTTCTGCATTGTGTTGTGAAAGATATTGGCTCCACATCACAACGGTTGCCAGACAGGTATACTGTATAGAGGGGGCCCTGCTGGAGACTTTTAAACACCTCTTTTTGTTTGTAGGATGAATCCGAATGCACTTCTGATGAAGAAATCTTTATCTCGGAAGATGAAATACAGTCGTTTATAGCAAACAACAAGTCCTTTTACAGCAATAGAGAACAATACCGGCAGCATCTGAAGGAGAAGTTTAATAAATACTGCAGCTTAAACGGTCACAAGAGGCCCCTTTGTAACGGTTGGTTGACAACGGCTGGAGCGAAATAAAATCCAATAAAATAGCTCTGTCTTTCATTGAGATTCTCAAGATGACTACTGCGCCTTCTCTTTCCAACACTTAATTTAGTGAATTATGGCAAAATTTTATCTTAAATTaatgtgattcttttttttttttctccttggttttcttttctttggggGGAGGCTGGTGGAGGTGATCTCATgacttctgttctttcttcaggCTTGTCTCTTTAGTTGAGTAGCTGTGCAAGCCTCTCCTAATTTAAGCCATCTCTTTTCATTCAATGTTTCTCTCTTACCGTGAGActtacaaagaaagcaaaactagTGGCAAAGTAATGTTGTACCTATAATTCTGTACAGAACGACGATGAGCTGAATATAAGATTTTACAAAGTAGACATCcatttgcaaaatgttttggatGTAATATGTTAAAGCGCAATGTGcaaaatttaaataaagaatatttattaatatgcATAGTACAACCGGCTGGACGCGTTTCTGCTTCGAGTGCTTTGCCAGAGGATTGGATGGGAAGCTCTTCATTTGCTCCGTGCAGCTTCTCCAGGGGAACAGTGAAGTGAAGAAGCTTCCCTGGGTAAAGTCCAGCTGGTTCAGTGGGAGTGGTGTGATACTGAGCCCGCCCTGCTTTGATCTGAGGGTTTGGTGGTGGTTTCCATTGAGCTGCCTCTGATCTGGGACATTGCAGCACTTGTTGGCAACGCCAGCTCAAGCAAAACGAGGTTTCCACACACCGTGATGTTTCCTTAATGAAAGGAGCTCCGTTCTGAAGGTAACGTGGGAGCCCTTCGCCATGAACTTTGCAACCCTGCCGTGTTCTTAAGGCCACCACAAAGTGCAGCAATGACTCGTGTGTGAGAGGATGGTCAGACCGGCAGCAAAGGTACGGCAGAGGTAGGGGATGTGGGCGGGGTGTGTGCTGGGTAAGGGGGTATTTCATGGGCTGCTCTTCCAACAGTGACAGACGtgcagagaaactgaagcacGAATTACTCAGCATGACAAGGCTCTGTAATCAGCTGTCCTGTTATGCACTGCGACACGGGGCTGCTTTGTAGCTGCTTCAGAGAACGGGATGTGGAAACCATTCCCGTGTGGGCTCAGCCTCCCTCCTGGCTGCGGTATCTTCTCACGCTTCTTTACGCTGTTTTGTCCCACCTGCACCGTTCTCtcgctttttcttttccctccttccttggAGCGGTCGCGGCTGAGCACGGACCAACTCGGTGCGTGGAAGGGGCGTGGTCCAAATGGGGGCGTGACCAAGAGGGATGGGCGTGGTCACGGCGGGGGGCGTGGTCAcggcgcggcgggcggcgctTTGTGCGCGGTgttggcggcggcggcgcggccaTGGAGCGCTGGACCGGGCGCGTGGCGTTGGTCACCGGCGCCTCCGTGGGTATCGGCGCGGCCGTGGCGCGGGCGCTGGTGCAGCACGGCATGAAGGTGGTGGGATGCGCCCGCAGCGTGGACAAGATCGAGGTACCGGGGCGGGGCCGGAGGGTTCGGCTGCGGGAGGGGCGCGGCGGATCCGGTAGCGGAGGTTGGTTGGGCCCGTTGCGGGGATCGGCGGCTCCGCTCCCGCCTCTCAGCGGCTCCGGCCCGCGCTTCCCCGCGAGGCGTCCCGGCGGGACcggctggggatggggggggggggttgcgcCCTCGGAGCGGTGCCTCGCCGGGCGCTGGGGGGTGTTGAGCTCCCGTTGCGGTGCGGGAGGAGCGGACCGGTCCTGTGCCCTGAGCCGCGTCTGTCCGGCCGGGCTGACCCTGCAGGCAGCGGGCCGGGCCGAGCGGCGTTCAAGGACAGGCGGAGCGGCGCTCGGAGGGTTCAATGCGCTCCGTTAACGTTAAAATAAACCTTCCGACCTGAACGCGTTCTTCGCTTCTCCAGCGGGCGTCCCGAGCGCCGGCTCGCAGAGCTCACGTGTTGCCGCACGGCTGAGGGAGACCGAGCGGGGCCGTGTCGGGGCACCTGTGGGCAGCGCTGTGCGGGTGAGAGCGAAACCGCAGCTGCTGTTGAGAGGCTGAGCTCGAATAGTGCTGCTCAGCGCTGCGCTGCTGGGAGGCATCCCGTGTGGAAACGGTCTGCGAAGCGAACGAGTCCGTGCCGCCTTGTGAGGTGAAGGGAAATGCcgattcctttttcttttcgtTTTTTTTCGAGGTTGTTTCTTTGCTCGTTTGCCTTGTGTTGTGGGGAACTCGGCTCCGAGGAGCTCCGGGCCGGATGGGGCCGTGGGGGGGCTCACACGGCGCTGCGGGCAACGCGGGGCTGCTCAGTGCGGGCACACAGCGCTTCTGCTGCCCCGGCCCATTGGGAAGCGCCCGCTCTGCACAGCCGAACACACCGTGAAGGAACTGCCCAGGAGGCTCTGAGAAACAAAGCTGCCATTGGGGCTAAATAAAAGGTAGCGatgtgaagaaacagaacttctATCCTTCATCGCTCAGAAGTACGCATGCAGCTCGCAGCGAGGATAAAACCTACTGATGGAACCTCCTGAGCTGCCCTTTGGGATTGCTTTCCTTGGGGTCTGGCAGCAGTTGGGTGCTGCACACAACGCAGCCATGTGATGGGTGACCTCCCTGGGTTGTTTCAGTACacggctgtgctgagcagcgcTGAGTGCTCACCTCTTGCTGCTGTCATCTGCCAAGCGCTTGAGTTAAACAGTGCAGCTCATGGTTGGCCCTGGTTGGTTCTTTCTCCCAGGCCCTCTGAGGACCGACTCCTGTTTGCAGCCATTTGTTTTGGTAGGTGTCTGGGCTGTGTTTTGCTCTGTTGCtattctggttttatttatatGCAGCGTGTCCttaatgaggaagaaaatgccAGAGATGTTGCTTGCTGGATGGGGCTGAAGCTCGGGGTGGCCCAAGGTCACAGCAGGACGGACGGCTCCATCCCtcatcctgctgcagctggggcttCTTGCTGCACCTCTGGGAGGTCTATGTGTGATAACCAAGCTTTTCTCCAGGAGCTTCgtcttattttttctccttagagATGTTCAGGCCTCAGACTGGAGCCCACAGTGGGACTTTGGATGTGTTCATATGAACTAAGTTAGTGTGGGCGACGTGGAGGAGTCCAACCCATGAGGCTGCTGCCTGTGGATGGGCTTTGGGCAGTTATCCTGTAGCCATGAAATACACTCATCTGTTACCTCTGGCTGCTGTTCTCCAAACTGTTGTTTGTGGGCACGTTCTAGGAAGGCAGGAGCTGTGGTGGGATGGGGAGGATGTGCTGCTTCTCAGAGGCCACAAAGGgcaggatggggctgcagggctaTGGAAGGACAAGAGTGGTGTTGGGGTGCTGAGAGCTTGGTGCTGTGTGATGTGGATACGGGGGGGCTGGAGCATCTCGGTAGGTGCTGCAGGACAgaacttttctctctcttaagACTGAATAGTTCACTGAATGCTGCTGTAAACAGTGATGTATGGAAGAGGGCACCTGAGAAGATGAACCAAGGCATCTTGAGATGGGAGGAGTGCGGATGGTGCGATGGAACAACAGGGTCTGGTGCTGACTTTGTGACAACGAGCTAAGTTGGTTTTCATGCTGTGCACTGGAGTCATCCATTCCAAGGCGAGGTTGCAGGAATTGCTCTACGTGGGGGCTTTACAGCCTGCTGTAAACGACTGATAGAGCATGCAGCCTCATGGGGAGTTGAACGTGGACAATAAATACTATGCCGAGATTTCTTAATCTCTTGGAAAATCAGATAAGGGCTGGAGGCAAGATAACGAGCCAgttgcagagctgcagttctgGTATTAAGCCTGTGCCACGACTCCAGTGCCCCTTACTTGACTTCTGAATTGTCAGCTGCTCACGGGCGCTGCAGCAGCCTTGTGCTGTGCCAGCCAGAGAAGCTCAGATGGAAGCCAGCGCTGTGCCGTGGTATTGCTTCTTCTTTCC
This window harbors:
- the GGNBP2 gene encoding gametogenetin-binding protein 2 isoform X2; protein product: MARLVAVCRDGEEEFPFEKRQIPLYIDDTLTMVMEFPDNVLNLDGHQNNGAQLKQFIQRHSMLKQPDLNIAMMVTSREVLSALSQLVPCVGCRRSVERLFSQLVESGNPALEPLAVGPKGVLSVTRSCMTDAKKLYTLFYVHGSKLNDMIDAIPKSKKNKRCQLHSLDTHKPKPLGGCWMDVWELMSQECRDEVVLIDSSCLLETLETYLRKHRFCTDCKNKVLRAYNILIGELDCSKEKGYCAALYEGLRCCPRERHIHVCCETDFIAHLLGRAEPEFAGGRRERHAKTIDIAQEEVLTCLGIHLYERLHRIWQKLRAEEQTWQMLFYLGVDALRKSFEVTVEKVQGISRLEQLCEEFSEEERVRELKQEKKRQKRKNRRKNKCVCEIPTPLQAAEEKEINQTKENLDFTEKSCKACGSPEEANSCVEVIVTNESTSCTCPSSGTLLGSPKMKKGLSPHCNGSDCGYSSSMEGSETGSREGSDVACTEGICNHDENGDDSCVHRCDDKEEDGDSCVECWANSEESNTKGKNKKKKKKSKTLKCENEHIQKLGSCMADPGVRETSGNRTHTEFHRDKTKDTHAESCCSSEKSGQQLPWFEHMKNASQFAEPTEMSLVPDTGKGAKSLVELLDESECTSDEEIFISEDEIQSFIANNKSFYSNREQYRQHLKEKFNKYCSLNGHKRPLCNGWLTTAGAK
- the GGNBP2 gene encoding gametogenetin-binding protein 2 isoform X1, with protein sequence MARLVAVCRDGEEEFPFEKRQIPLYIDDTLTMVMEFPDNVLNLDGHQNNGAQLKQFIQRHSMLKQPDLNIAMMVTSREVLSALSQLVPCVGCRRSVERLFSQLVESGNPALEPLAVGPKGVLSVTRSCMTDAKKLYTLFYVHGSKLNDMIDAIPKSKKNKRCQLHSLDTHKPKPLGGCWMDVWELMSQECRDEVVLIDSSCLLETLETYLRKHRFCTDCKNKVLRAYNILIGELDCSKEKGYCAALYEGLRCCPRERHIHVCCETDFIAHLLGRAEPEFAGGYERRERHAKTIDIAQEEVLTCLGIHLYERLHRIWQKLRAEEQTWQMLFYLGVDALRKSFEVTVEKVQGISRLEQLCEEFSEEERVRELKQEKKRQKRKNRRKNKCVCEIPTPLQAAEEKEINQTKENLDFTEKSCKACGSPEEANSCVEVIVTNESTSCTCPSSGTLLGSPKMKKGLSPHCNGSDCGYSSSMEGSETGSREGSDVACTEGICNHDENGDDSCVHRCDDKEEDGDSCVECWANSEESNTKGKNKKKKKKSKTLKCENEHIQKLGSCMADPGVRETSGNRTHTEFHRDKTKDTHAESCCSSEKSGQQLPWFEHMKNASQFAEPTEMSLVPDTGKGAKSLVELLDESECTSDEEIFISEDEIQSFIANNKSFYSNREQYRQHLKEKFNKYCSLNGHKRPLCNGWLTTAGAK